The Mammaliicoccus sciuri genome window below encodes:
- a CDS encoding IS30 family transposase yields MTHTYSNMTNHKGTHLSYEERVQIETLKNLGFSNRAIARELGRAPQTINNEIHRRTTRQIKRQKQQHKVYEYETQIYFSSLGQQRYRQNRQQCGAQPLWKKNPLFIPWADHLMKKKRWSPEAVVAYAHKEQCFEREKIPSTTTVYAWIDQQIMETKNIDLLEKLKRRHSTQNSYHNHPHSRVLGPSIETRPSEIESRQSFGHWEIDTVIGTKDKSKPVILTLVERQTRFEILEIIESKSADAVSHALKNLFDSLGEKAPKIFKSITSDNGSEFASLYEEFGHMIEIYFTHPFSSYERGTSENQHKMIRRFIPKAHDLSNVQKRFIKAIQQYMNDYPRKTLNYNTAHHNMAESLKHLNLYESFQS; encoded by the coding sequence AAACCATAAAGGAACACACTTAAGTTATGAAGAACGTGTTCAAATAGAAACACTTAAAAATTTAGGTTTTTCAAATCGTGCAATCGCGCGTGAATTAGGACGTGCACCTCAAACAATCAATAACGAAATTCATCGAAGAACAACACGTCAAATTAAACGACAAAAACAACAACATAAAGTCTATGAATATGAGACGCAAATTTATTTTTCTTCACTAGGTCAACAACGTTATCGACAAAACAGACAACAATGTGGTGCTCAGCCCTTATGGAAGAAGAACCCATTATTTATTCCATGGGCAGATCACCTCATGAAAAAGAAACGCTGGTCACCTGAAGCAGTCGTGGCATATGCTCACAAGGAACAATGTTTTGAAAGAGAAAAAATCCCTTCAACAACGACAGTATATGCTTGGATAGATCAACAAATCATGGAAACTAAGAATATTGATCTACTAGAAAAATTAAAAAGACGTCACTCTACTCAGAATAGCTACCATAATCATCCACACAGTCGAGTGCTCGGTCCAAGTATTGAGACACGTCCTAGTGAAATTGAATCACGTCAGTCTTTTGGTCACTGGGAAATAGATACCGTAATAGGAACTAAAGACAAGTCAAAGCCAGTTATCTTAACACTTGTTGAGAGACAAACGCGTTTTGAAATACTAGAAATAATAGAGAGTAAAAGTGCTGATGCAGTGTCTCACGCATTGAAAAACTTATTTGACTCCTTAGGCGAAAAAGCACCAAAAATCTTCAAATCTATCACATCTGACAATGGTTCAGAATTTGCATCGCTGTATGAAGAATTTGGCCATATGATAGAAATATACTTCACACATCCATTCTCATCATATGAACGTGGGACAAGTGAAAACCAACATAAAATGATTCGTCGTTTTATTCCAAAAGCACATGATTTATCCAATGTTCAAAAACGCTTCATAAAAGCCATACAACAATATATGAATGACTATCCTAGAAAGACTTTAAATTACAACACAGCTCATCATAATATGGCAGAAAGTTTAAAGCACCTCAATCTGTATGAATCTTTCCAAAGCTAA
- a CDS encoding glutathione peroxidase, with product MSIYDFVVAKTNGEEYSLSEYKGKAILIVNTASECGFTPQFEGLEALYQDYKDQDFVVLGFPCNQFGNQEPGAAYEAYQNCKLNYGVTFPMHEKIKIKGSEQHPLYEYLTSAKKGILNGSIKWNFTKFLVNKDGEVVNRFAPQKSPEQLRSSIEAVL from the coding sequence ATGTCAATTTATGACTTCGTTGTTGCAAAAACGAACGGTGAAGAATATTCATTATCTGAGTATAAAGGAAAAGCTATTTTAATTGTTAATACAGCAAGTGAATGTGGATTCACACCTCAATTTGAAGGTTTAGAAGCTTTATACCAAGATTATAAAGATCAAGATTTCGTGGTGTTAGGATTTCCATGTAATCAATTTGGTAATCAAGAACCAGGTGCCGCTTATGAAGCATACCAAAATTGTAAATTAAATTATGGTGTAACTTTCCCAATGCATGAAAAAATAAAAATTAAAGGTTCAGAACAACATCCTCTATATGAGTATTTGACTTCTGCTAAAAAAGGTATTTTAAATGGGTCAATTAAATGGAACTTTACTAAGTTCTTAGTGAATAAAGACGGAGAAGTTGTGAATCGATTTGCACCACAAAAAAGCCCTGAACAATTGAGAAGTTCAATAGAAGCAGTATTATAA
- the hfq gene encoding RNA chaperone Hfq, with protein MAEKENIQEVLLKKFKSEGTELTVFLLNGFQMKGKIVDFDDKVVLLDIQGKEHLIYKHAISTFVDAQDDENQDSEQ; from the coding sequence ATGGCAGAGAAAGAAAATATTCAAGAAGTTTTACTTAAGAAATTCAAATCAGAAGGAACTGAACTTACGGTATTCTTGTTGAATGGATTTCAAATGAAAGGGAAAATTGTCGACTTTGACGACAAAGTTGTATTATTAGATATTCAAGGGAAAGAACATCTAATTTACAAACATGCTATCTCAACTTTCGTAGATGCACAAGATGATGAAAATCAAGATAGCGAACAATAA
- the miaA gene encoding tRNA (adenosine(37)-N6)-dimethylallyltransferase MiaA yields the protein MNEKPLIAIVGPTAVGKTELSIKLAKALNGEVINGDAFQIYKGLDIGTAKVTEEEKEGVVHHLIDVYEPDEPYSVYRFKQDFERTVKDIHDRGKLPILVGGTGLYVQSVLYDYNLEEEKISSEKMGITKNKLNKLSKCSNIELHNYLYEIDPETASSLHPNNRKRVERAIEYYLNTKKTLSERKKSQTFSGKYSTILIGIEMSREILYQRINMRVDMMLQRGLLREVSNLVEKGYQDSQSMQAIGYKELVPVVKGEIDIETSTEQIKQNSRRYAKRQMTWFKNKMNVTWFQRDKQSLTEIADNVIQLSK from the coding sequence ATGAATGAAAAACCATTAATTGCAATAGTAGGCCCTACTGCAGTAGGTAAAACAGAATTAAGTATTAAATTAGCCAAAGCTTTAAACGGTGAAGTTATTAATGGTGATGCCTTTCAAATTTATAAAGGTCTAGATATTGGTACAGCTAAAGTGACAGAAGAAGAAAAGGAAGGCGTTGTTCATCATTTAATAGATGTATATGAACCGGATGAACCATATTCAGTTTATCGATTTAAACAAGACTTTGAAAGAACTGTAAAGGATATTCATGATAGAGGTAAATTGCCGATACTTGTCGGTGGAACAGGTTTATATGTACAGTCAGTTTTATATGATTATAACCTTGAAGAAGAGAAAATCAGTTCTGAAAAAATGGGAATTACAAAAAATAAATTAAATAAATTATCTAAATGCTCAAATATTGAATTGCACAACTATTTATATGAAATCGACCCAGAAACCGCGTCATCATTGCATCCAAACAATCGCAAAAGAGTAGAGCGAGCAATTGAATATTACTTAAATACAAAAAAAACTTTAAGTGAAAGAAAGAAAAGCCAGACATTTTCTGGAAAATATAGTACAATATTAATTGGGATAGAAATGTCGCGCGAAATATTATATCAAAGAATTAATATGCGCGTTGACATGATGTTGCAGCGAGGATTATTAAGAGAAGTGTCTAATCTTGTTGAGAAAGGATATCAAGATTCTCAAAGTATGCAAGCAATTGGATATAAAGAATTGGTACCAGTAGTAAAAGGAGAAATAGACATAGAAACCTCTACAGAACAAATCAAGCAAAATTCAAGAAGATATGCCAAACGTCAAATGACCTGGTTTAAAAACAAAATGAATGTGACTTGGTTTCAACGGGATAAACAGTCTTTAACAGAAATCGCAGACAACGTAATCCAATTATCCAAGTGA
- a CDS encoding alpha/beta hydrolase: MRRFNHRITLSTEQTLEVTIDKTDEKTYGIIHILHGVAEHKDRYDAVAEYLCKRGFHVIRHNHRGHGMNIEASSRGHFNALQDLVDDVKEVRDTFKNELNPELPFILLGHSMGSLVARQYVHDYPNDVDALILSGTVVYPKIQGKLNLYALKFVNLFLGSRTKSKFINNIAFKTMNRQHKDLNKDNKWLSQSDENREQYEKDMYSGFPISHKVLLETVKAAVQTKKISYIRQQNLNMPILLVSGKEDHFGGFGNGIKQLASIYKHSGVKHVTVQLYKNKRHEVLFETNRYAVYEHLYNWLMVQIKQLEKEEITNE; encoded by the coding sequence TTGAGACGATTTAATCATAGAATTACATTATCTACAGAACAAACTTTAGAAGTTACAATTGATAAAACGGATGAAAAAACTTATGGAATTATACATATATTGCATGGTGTGGCTGAACATAAAGATAGATATGATGCAGTAGCAGAATATTTATGTAAAAGAGGCTTTCATGTTATACGTCATAACCACCGAGGTCATGGTATGAACATAGAAGCTTCTTCAAGAGGTCATTTTAATGCATTACAAGATTTAGTCGACGATGTTAAAGAAGTAAGGGATACGTTTAAAAATGAACTTAATCCTGAATTGCCATTTATATTATTAGGACATTCTATGGGTTCATTAGTTGCGAGACAATATGTTCATGATTATCCAAATGATGTAGATGCTTTAATACTGTCAGGAACGGTTGTTTATCCTAAAATTCAAGGCAAGTTAAACTTATATGCATTAAAGTTTGTGAATTTATTTTTAGGAAGTCGCACAAAATCAAAGTTTATTAATAATATTGCTTTTAAGACAATGAATCGACAACATAAAGATTTAAATAAAGATAATAAATGGTTAAGTCAAAGTGATGAAAATCGTGAGCAATATGAAAAAGATATGTATTCAGGATTTCCGATTTCACATAAAGTACTTCTAGAAACGGTAAAGGCTGCTGTCCAAACTAAGAAAATCAGTTATATTAGACAACAAAATTTAAATATGCCCATTTTACTAGTATCAGGTAAAGAAGATCACTTTGGTGGATTTGGTAATGGTATTAAACAGTTAGCTTCTATTTATAAACATTCAGGCGTTAAACATGTCACAGTACAATTATATAAAAATAAGCGTCATGAAGTGTTATTTGAGACGAACCGTTATGCAGTGTATGAACATTTATATAATTGGTTGATGGTACAAATTAAACAATTAGAAAAAGAGGAAATAACAAATGAATGA
- a CDS encoding glycerol-3-phosphate dehydrogenase/oxidase, translated as MQQLSALNRNQVKDQLKKTEYDVVVIGGGITGAGIALDAAQRGMKVALVEMQDFAQGTSSRSTKLVHGGLRYLKQFQVGVVAETGKERAIVYENGPHVTTPEWMLLPLHKGGSMGPFTTSIGLKVYDFLAGVKKAERRTMLNREETIKKEPLVKQDGLKAGGYYVEYRTDDARLTIEVMKRAREFGADIINYAKSNKFLYNKKKKVSGIEVTDLLQNEIFEIKGKRVINAAGPWVDEVRGKDYSTNNKQLRLTKGVHIVIDQSVFPLGQAVYFDTENDGRMIFAIPRDGKAYVGTTDTIYDNDKSSPKVTEEDRQYLLDAIHYMFPTVKVEDKDIESTWAGVRPLIFEKGKDPSEISRKDEIWEGDSGLLTIAGGKLTGYRHMAQDIVDLLSKRLKEEYKLLFKPCRTKETYISGGNVGGSKNYESFVESKVKEAKNYNLSEDAARYLARKYGSSVDEVFAIAHATQVADVNLPIEVYAEVIYSIQKEMVHKPTDFLVRRSGRLYFDIQYVLDHKDAIVEVMAQVLNYDNDTKRVYKDELEQAIKEAVNPNDQPAIVK; from the coding sequence ATGCAACAATTATCAGCATTAAATCGTAATCAAGTTAAAGATCAACTTAAAAAAACTGAATATGACGTAGTTGTTATCGGTGGAGGAATCACTGGTGCAGGTATCGCTTTAGATGCAGCGCAACGTGGTATGAAAGTAGCATTAGTTGAAATGCAAGACTTTGCACAAGGTACAAGTTCTAGAAGTACGAAATTAGTTCATGGTGGATTACGTTACTTAAAACAATTCCAAGTTGGCGTAGTTGCTGAAACTGGTAAAGAAAGAGCGATCGTTTATGAAAATGGTCCTCACGTAACAACACCAGAATGGATGTTATTACCTTTACACAAAGGCGGTAGCATGGGTCCATTTACAACATCAATCGGTTTGAAAGTTTATGATTTCTTAGCAGGTGTTAAAAAAGCTGAACGTCGTACAATGTTAAACAGAGAAGAAACAATTAAGAAAGAGCCACTTGTAAAACAAGACGGTTTAAAAGCTGGTGGTTACTATGTTGAGTACCGTACAGATGATGCTCGTTTAACAATTGAAGTTATGAAACGCGCACGTGAATTTGGTGCAGATATCATTAACTATGCTAAATCAAATAAATTCTTATACAACAAAAAGAAAAAAGTATCAGGTATCGAAGTAACTGATTTATTACAAAATGAAATTTTCGAAATTAAAGGTAAAAGAGTTATCAACGCTGCAGGTCCATGGGTTGATGAAGTACGCGGTAAAGACTATTCAACAAACAATAAACAACTTAGATTAACTAAAGGTGTTCATATTGTTATTGACCAAAGCGTATTCCCATTAGGTCAAGCTGTATACTTTGATACAGAAAATGATGGCAGAATGATTTTCGCAATTCCTAGAGATGGAAAAGCATATGTTGGTACTACTGATACAATTTATGATAATGATAAATCTTCTCCAAAAGTTACAGAAGAAGATCGTCAATATTTATTAGATGCTATTCACTATATGTTCCCAACTGTAAAAGTTGAAGATAAAGATATCGAATCAACTTGGGCTGGTGTTAGACCATTAATCTTTGAAAAAGGTAAAGATCCATCAGAAATTTCTCGTAAAGACGAAATTTGGGAAGGCGATTCAGGCTTACTTACAATCGCTGGTGGTAAATTAACAGGTTACCGTCATATGGCTCAAGATATTGTTGATTTATTAAGTAAACGTCTTAAAGAAGAATATAAATTATTATTCAAACCTTGTCGTACAAAAGAAACCTACATTTCTGGCGGTAACGTTGGTGGTAGTAAAAATTATGAATCATTCGTTGAAAGTAAAGTTAAAGAAGCTAAAAACTACAACTTATCAGAAGATGCAGCACGTTATTTAGCTAGAAAATACGGATCTAGCGTAGATGAAGTATTTGCTATTGCTCATGCTACACAAGTTGCAGATGTTAACTTACCAATCGAAGTATATGCTGAAGTTATTTACAGCATTCAAAAAGAAATGGTTCATAAACCAACTGACTTCTTAGTGCGTCGTTCAGGTCGTTTATACTTTGATATTCAATATGTATTAGATCATAAAGATGCGATAGTTGAAGTAATGGCTCAAGTATTAAATTATGATAATGATACTAAACGCGTTTATAAAGATGAATTAGAACAAGCTATTAAAGAAGCGGTTAATCCAAATGATCAACCAGCTATAGTTAAATAA
- the glpK gene encoding glycerol kinase GlpK produces the protein MEKYILSIDQGTTSSRAILFDKEGTIKFVSQREFKQYFPKGGWVEHDANEIWTSVLAVISSVLNENNISSKQIEGIGITNQRETAVVWDKNTGRPVYHAIVWQSRQTQDICTELKSKDLEPIFKEKTGLLLDPYFSGTKVKWILDNVEGAREKAENGDLLFGTIDTWLIWKFTGDVHVTDYSNASRTLMYNIYDLKWDEELLEYLDVPASMLPEVKPSSEVYGYTQEHHFFGEKIAIAGVAGDQQAALFGQACFESGEVKNTYGTGGFMLMNTGEKAVKSESGLLTTLAYGLDGKVNYALEGSIFVSGSAIQWLRDGLRMIKSAPASEDYANRVKSTEGVYVVPAFVGLGTPYWDADARGAIFGLTRGIEKEHFIRATLESLCYQTRDVLEAMEKDSGINVETLRVDGGAVKNNFLMQFQADIVNTPVERPEVNETTALGAAYLAGLAVGFWKSKDEIKQRWKLETEFKPELEEEEREKLYKGWKTAVKATQAFKLD, from the coding sequence ATGGAAAAATACATTTTATCAATTGACCAAGGTACAACAAGTTCTAGAGCAATACTTTTTGATAAAGAAGGTACTATCAAATTTGTGAGTCAAAGAGAATTTAAGCAATACTTCCCTAAAGGTGGTTGGGTTGAGCATGATGCTAATGAAATTTGGACTTCAGTATTAGCGGTTATTTCAAGTGTACTTAATGAAAATAATATTAGTTCAAAGCAAATCGAAGGTATTGGTATCACAAACCAAAGGGAAACTGCTGTCGTATGGGATAAAAATACTGGACGCCCAGTTTATCATGCAATTGTTTGGCAATCTCGACAAACTCAAGACATTTGTACAGAATTAAAATCTAAAGATTTAGAACCAATTTTCAAAGAAAAAACTGGTCTATTATTAGATCCATATTTCTCAGGTACAAAAGTAAAATGGATTCTTGATAATGTTGAAGGTGCTAGAGAAAAAGCTGAAAACGGCGATTTATTATTCGGAACAATTGATACTTGGTTAATCTGGAAATTCACAGGTGACGTTCATGTAACAGATTACTCAAATGCAAGTAGAACATTAATGTATAACATTTATGACTTGAAATGGGACGAAGAATTATTAGAATATCTTGATGTACCAGCTTCTATGTTGCCAGAAGTTAAACCTTCAAGTGAAGTATATGGTTATACTCAAGAACATCACTTCTTCGGTGAGAAAATTGCAATCGCTGGTGTAGCAGGTGACCAACAAGCTGCATTATTCGGACAAGCTTGCTTCGAAAGTGGAGAAGTTAAGAACACATACGGTACTGGTGGATTTATGTTAATGAACACTGGTGAAAAAGCTGTAAAATCTGAAAGTGGTTTATTAACAACGTTAGCTTATGGTCTAGATGGAAAAGTAAACTACGCATTAGAAGGTAGTATTTTCGTATCAGGATCTGCTATTCAATGGTTAAGAGATGGTTTAAGAATGATTAAATCAGCACCAGCTTCAGAAGATTATGCTAATCGTGTTAAATCTACAGAAGGCGTATATGTCGTACCAGCGTTTGTTGGTTTAGGTACACCTTATTGGGATGCAGATGCTAGAGGTGCAATCTTCGGCTTAACACGTGGTATTGAAAAAGAACATTTCATTAGAGCAACTTTAGAATCATTATGTTACCAAACTAGAGATGTGTTAGAAGCAATGGAAAAAGATTCTGGCATTAATGTTGAAACATTAAGAGTTGATGGCGGTGCTGTTAAGAATAATTTCTTAATGCAATTCCAAGCTGATATTGTAAATACGCCAGTAGAAAGACCAGAAGTAAATGAAACAACTGCATTAGGTGCAGCATACTTAGCTGGATTAGCAGTAGGTTTCTGGAAATCTAAAGATGAGATAAAACAACGTTGGAAATTAGAAACAGAATTCAAACCTGAACTTGAAGAAGAAGAGCGTGAAAAACTTTATAAAGGTTGGAAAACTGCAGTAAAAGCCACTCAAGCTTTTAAATTAGATTAA
- a CDS encoding MIP/aquaporin family protein, whose amino-acid sequence MSEFLGELIGTAILILFGGGVCANVNLKGALGKGADWIVISLGWGLAVMLGVYAVGNVSGAHLNPAVTLGFAIDGSFPWSKVVPFIVAQMIGAMIGAFLVWATYLPHWKKTEDQGAKLGVFSTGPSYPNYVANFLSEIIGTMILVMGLLFIGTNKFTDGLNPLIVGLLIVAIGLSLGGATGYAINPARDIGPRIMHMILPIPGKGSSNWKYAIVPILGPISGGMLGAALYNILFNGVVNGFVIFSIIFTVIVVLSGIFLNKSILKDEVSEIL is encoded by the coding sequence ATGAGTGAATTTTTAGGCGAATTAATTGGTACAGCCATCTTAATTTTATTTGGTGGCGGTGTATGTGCTAACGTCAATCTAAAAGGGGCACTTGGTAAAGGTGCAGACTGGATTGTTATTTCATTAGGTTGGGGGCTAGCTGTTATGCTTGGTGTTTATGCAGTTGGTAATGTTTCCGGGGCACATTTAAACCCAGCTGTTACGCTTGGCTTTGCAATTGACGGATCATTCCCATGGTCTAAAGTTGTTCCATTTATTGTGGCTCAAATGATTGGTGCTATGATTGGTGCATTTTTAGTATGGGCTACTTATTTACCACATTGGAAAAAAACTGAAGATCAAGGTGCTAAGTTAGGTGTATTCTCAACTGGTCCATCTTATCCAAACTATGTAGCAAATTTCTTAAGTGAGATTATTGGAACTATGATCTTAGTTATGGGATTATTATTTATAGGAACAAATAAATTTACTGATGGCTTAAATCCTTTAATCGTTGGTTTATTAATCGTAGCAATTGGTTTAAGTTTAGGTGGTGCGACAGGTTATGCGATTAACCCAGCTCGTGATATTGGACCACGTATCATGCACATGATATTACCAATTCCGGGTAAAGGAAGTTCAAATTGGAAATATGCAATTGTGCCGATTTTAGGACCGATTTCAGGTGGTATGTTAGGTGCAGCATTATATAACATATTATTTAACGGGGTTGTAAACGGTTTCGTTATTTTCTCAATCATCTTTACAGTGATTGTCGTATTGTCTGGTATTTTCTTAAATAAATCAATACTTAAAGACGAAGTTTCAGAAATTCTGTAA
- a CDS encoding glycerol-3-phosphate responsive antiterminator produces MNKHILPAIRSMKDMEKFFKMDYERCVLLDTHIGHLQGILEQMKKHQKEVMLHIDLIKGLSNDEAAVEYVIQQYKPHGIISTKSKIIKRAKKLNTLTILRVFILDSTALSRSIELIKQSDPDLVEVLPGVATKVIKEISDKTGKRIIAGGLINTKEEIDLAIESGAQYVTSSDITIW; encoded by the coding sequence ATGAATAAGCATATATTACCAGCTATTCGCTCTATGAAAGATATGGAAAAATTCTTTAAGATGGATTATGAACGATGCGTATTATTAGATACACATATCGGTCATTTGCAAGGCATTTTAGAGCAAATGAAAAAGCATCAAAAAGAGGTGATGCTACACATTGATTTAATTAAAGGTTTATCAAATGATGAAGCGGCTGTTGAATATGTTATACAACAATATAAACCACATGGCATTATATCAACGAAATCAAAAATTATTAAACGTGCCAAAAAACTAAATACGTTAACGATATTGCGTGTATTTATTCTTGATAGCACAGCGTTAAGTAGAAGTATTGAACTAATTAAACAATCAGACCCTGATTTAGTGGAAGTACTACCAGGTGTTGCTACTAAAGTAATCAAGGAAATCAGTGATAAAACAGGTAAGCGAATTATTGCAGGTGGATTAATTAATACGAAGGAAGAAATTGATTTAGCAATTGAAAGCGGTGCACAATATGTTACGTCTAGCGATATTACAATTTGGTAA
- the mutL gene encoding DNA mismatch repair endonuclease MutL translates to MGKIKELELSLANKIAAGEVVERPASVVKELLENAIDAQATQIDITIKESGIQSIRVVDNGTGIEEEDIAKAFGRHATSKINNDYDLFHIRTLGFRGEALASISSVSRVTMKTCTDGMLGHEVRVENGKITKKQPAKAKKGTDILVEDLFYNTPARLKYVKSLYTELGKITDIVNRMAMSHPNIAFNLVSDDKTVISTNGSGRTNEVMAEIYGMKIAKDLVPINGETDDYVVNGFICKPEHTRSNRHYISIFINRRYIKNFVLNKAIIEGYHTLLPIGRYPIVYLNIEMDPILVDVNVHPTKLEVRISKEQLLYELINQKIKEAFRGMSLIPDTSLEKQKPKKSQKEIFEQQKIDFEAKRNQNITQQQQVSHKSESDEEIEQTSNSINREPSPSWQFKDKTEHHSVIQEDTINQEANRDIDIQHDEPEHIENNEETYEVQDTEEYVDKPYQAPIEEEEVSEGPRVPYMEVVGQVHGTYIVAQNDTGMFMIDQHAAQERIKYEFFKEKIGEVTNETQSLLLPLTFNFSKDEHMIIEKYLQSLAEAGVFLEPIGHHDYMVSEYPVWLPNVDAEEIIKDMIDYVLNHGKVDIKKLREDAAIMMSCKKSIKANHYLRNHEMSHLIDELRETTDPFTCPHGRPIIIELTTYELEKLFKRVM, encoded by the coding sequence TTGGGAAAAATTAAAGAGCTCGAATTATCTTTAGCCAACAAAATAGCTGCAGGTGAAGTGGTAGAAAGACCAGCTTCTGTTGTGAAAGAATTGTTGGAAAATGCAATTGATGCTCAAGCTACTCAAATTGATATTACGATTAAAGAATCAGGTATTCAATCTATTAGAGTCGTAGATAATGGAACAGGCATTGAAGAAGAAGATATAGCCAAAGCATTTGGTAGACATGCGACAAGTAAAATCAATAACGATTATGATTTGTTTCATATTCGTACACTTGGTTTTAGAGGTGAAGCTTTAGCGAGTATTTCATCAGTGAGTAGAGTAACGATGAAGACTTGTACGGACGGTATGCTTGGACATGAAGTACGCGTTGAAAATGGTAAAATTACGAAAAAACAACCTGCTAAAGCTAAAAAAGGTACAGATATTCTTGTTGAAGATTTATTCTATAATACGCCAGCAAGATTAAAATATGTTAAAAGTTTGTATACTGAACTTGGCAAAATTACGGATATAGTCAATAGAATGGCAATGAGTCATCCGAATATCGCATTTAATCTCGTATCAGATGATAAAACAGTTATTTCAACGAATGGCTCAGGTAGAACAAATGAAGTAATGGCTGAAATTTATGGTATGAAAATTGCAAAAGATCTTGTACCAATAAATGGCGAAACAGATGATTACGTCGTAAACGGATTTATTTGTAAACCTGAGCACACGAGAAGCAATCGACATTATATTTCTATATTTATTAACAGGCGATATATTAAGAATTTTGTGCTTAACAAAGCGATTATAGAAGGTTATCATACACTATTACCAATCGGTAGATATCCAATCGTTTATTTAAATATTGAAATGGATCCGATTTTAGTAGATGTTAACGTACATCCGACTAAACTAGAAGTAAGGATTTCTAAAGAACAACTACTTTATGAATTGATTAATCAAAAAATTAAAGAAGCATTTAGAGGTATGTCATTAATTCCAGACACATCTTTAGAAAAACAAAAGCCAAAAAAATCACAAAAAGAAATTTTTGAACAACAAAAAATAGATTTTGAAGCTAAAAGAAATCAAAATATAACTCAACAGCAGCAAGTTTCTCATAAAAGTGAAAGTGATGAAGAAATTGAACAAACAAGCAACTCTATAAACAGAGAACCTTCACCTTCTTGGCAATTTAAAGATAAGACAGAACATCATTCGGTTATACAAGAAGATACTATCAATCAAGAAGCTAATAGAGATATAGATATTCAACATGATGAACCCGAGCATATTGAAAATAATGAAGAAACATATGAAGTTCAAGATACAGAAGAATATGTTGATAAACCATATCAAGCGCCAATTGAAGAAGAGGAAGTATCTGAAGGGCCACGTGTACCATATATGGAAGTTGTAGGTCAAGTTCACGGAACATATATTGTGGCACAAAATGATACAGGCATGTTTATGATTGATCAACATGCAGCGCAAGAACGAATTAAATATGAATTTTTCAAAGAAAAAATCGGTGAAGTCACAAACGAAACACAAAGTTTATTGTTGCCACTAACATTTAATTTCTCTAAAGACGAGCACATGATTATTGAAAAGTATTTACAATCACTTGCTGAAGCGGGCGTATTTTTAGAACCAATTGGTCATCATGATTATATGGTGAGCGAATACCCAGTTTGGTTGCCAAATGTTGATGCAGAAGAAATCATAAAAGATATGATCGATTACGTGTTAAATCATGGAAAAGTTGATATTAAAAAATTAAGAGAAGATGCAGCAATTATGATGAGTTGTAAGAAATCTATTAAAGCTAATCATTATTTAAGAAATCATGAAATGAGTCATTTAATAGATGAATTAAGAGAAACAACTGACCCATTTACTTGTCCGCACGGAAGACCAATTATTATTGAATTAACGACGTATGAACTAGAAAAATTATTTAAACGCGTTATGTAG